A single region of the Streptomyces virginiae genome encodes:
- a CDS encoding MFS transporter has product MASDSSPVPVPATTGTVTTAVPARLDRLPWSRWHWMIVIGLGTVWILDGLEVTIVGNVAGRLAEEGSGLDITAAQVTGVAAALYVAGACSGALFFGWLTDRYGRKKLFMVTLVVYLGATAMTALSFESWWFFLFRFLTGFGIGGEYAAINSAIDELIPSLYRGRVDLIINGSYWLGAIGGALLSVVMLDTDIFPKNLGWRLSFALGVVLGLVVLLVRRHVPESPRWQFIHGRSEDAEELVSSVEHRIEEEKGERLPPPAGEITVHQRASIGFGLIARTVFGRYPRRAFLGLSLFIGQAFLYNAITFGFGTILTTFFDVPTGSTGYYFAVIAAGNFLGPLLLGALFDTLGRRIMISSTYLLSGVLLFGTAWLFDRGSLTATTMTACWCVVLFFASAGASSAYLTVSEVFPMETRAMAIAFFYALGTAAGGISGPLIFADLTESGVVGDTALAFRIGAALMCAAGLVAAFLAVKAERRSLEDIAEPLSVAKEAQAESR; this is encoded by the coding sequence ATGGCATCCGACTCGTCGCCGGTGCCCGTGCCGGCCACCACGGGCACCGTCACCACGGCCGTGCCGGCCCGCCTCGACCGCCTGCCGTGGTCCCGGTGGCACTGGATGATCGTGATCGGCCTCGGCACCGTCTGGATCCTCGACGGCCTCGAGGTCACCATCGTCGGCAACGTCGCCGGCCGCCTCGCCGAGGAAGGCAGCGGCCTCGACATCACCGCCGCCCAGGTCACCGGCGTCGCCGCCGCTCTCTACGTGGCAGGTGCCTGCTCCGGGGCGCTCTTCTTCGGCTGGCTGACGGACCGCTACGGCCGCAAGAAGCTCTTCATGGTGACCCTGGTCGTCTACCTGGGCGCGACCGCGATGACCGCGCTGTCCTTCGAGTCCTGGTGGTTCTTCCTCTTCCGCTTCCTCACCGGCTTCGGCATCGGCGGCGAGTACGCGGCCATCAACTCGGCGATCGACGAACTGATCCCGTCCCTCTACCGGGGCCGCGTCGACCTCATCATCAACGGCAGCTACTGGCTGGGCGCGATCGGCGGCGCCCTGCTGTCCGTCGTGATGCTGGACACCGACATCTTCCCCAAGAACCTCGGCTGGCGGCTCAGTTTCGCGCTCGGCGTCGTCCTCGGCCTGGTCGTCCTGCTGGTGCGCCGGCACGTCCCCGAGAGTCCGCGCTGGCAGTTCATCCACGGCAGATCGGAGGACGCCGAGGAACTGGTGAGCTCGGTGGAGCACCGGATCGAGGAGGAGAAGGGCGAACGCCTCCCGCCGCCGGCCGGCGAGATCACCGTCCACCAGCGCGCGAGCATCGGCTTCGGGCTGATCGCCAGGACGGTCTTCGGCCGCTACCCGCGTCGCGCGTTCCTCGGCCTGTCGCTCTTCATCGGCCAGGCGTTCCTCTACAACGCCATCACCTTCGGCTTCGGCACCATCCTCACGACGTTCTTCGACGTGCCGACAGGCAGCACCGGCTATTACTTCGCCGTCATCGCCGCGGGCAACTTCCTCGGACCGCTGTTGCTCGGCGCGCTGTTCGACACGCTCGGGCGCCGGATCATGATCTCCTCCACCTACCTGCTCTCGGGCGTGCTCCTGTTCGGCACGGCATGGCTGTTCGACCGGGGTTCACTGACGGCGACGACCATGACGGCCTGCTGGTGCGTGGTGTTGTTCTTCGCGTCGGCGGGCGCCTCCAGTGCGTACCTGACCGTCTCGGAGGTCTTTCCCATGGAGACCCGCGCCATGGCCATCGCCTTCTTCTACGCCCTCGGCACCGCGGCCGGTGGCATCAGCGGCCCGCTGATCTTCGCCGACCTCACCGAGTCGGGCGTGGTCGGCGACACGGCGCTCGCCTTCCGGATCGGTGCCGCGCTGATGTGCGCCGCCGGACTCGTGGCGGCGTTCCTGGCGGTCAAGGCCGAGCGCCGCTCGCTGGAGGACATCGCCGAGCCGCTGTCGGTGGCGAAGGAGGCCCAGGCCGAATCGCGTTGA
- a CDS encoding YncE family protein, with product MNRRARDTRTRTRGALAAMAAALLLGACAGNAPPAPPAPASSAASPLPDTVPTPQGLLLTADFGADTVSFVDPERGTVASVTVGRAPYGMALGADGRAWVATAEGVAVVDTRTRVRVALIPYRTATGPVTDGEYRGGGMGIALSPDGAHAYVGVNVPGTTGVLEVLDTARNEVTAVVPVGRRPFDVDVSADGAEVYVTGHDSFDVTVVAADALRPRRIEVAPYGTEGGLASWLKPHYAVVRPTDGHLLLPFEGERLAVVDPRTGRTRIEPMTADTHQHGAALTPDGRLLVVGTGAVRPGDGKGPSLTVRAPDGAERVYPLQGPHEDVAVSRDGRTAYVTGGYTRDGYWNGITVVDLDTGATRRLAAGARPLGIAVL from the coding sequence ATGAACCGCCGCGCACGGGACACCCGTACCCGCACCCGCGGCGCCCTCGCGGCGATGGCCGCGGCCCTGCTGCTCGGCGCCTGCGCCGGGAACGCCCCGCCCGCGCCGCCCGCCCCGGCGTCCTCCGCCGCCTCCCCGCTGCCCGACACCGTTCCCACCCCGCAAGGGCTGCTGCTGACCGCCGACTTCGGGGCCGACACCGTGTCGTTCGTGGACCCCGAGCGCGGCACGGTCGCCTCGGTCACCGTGGGCAGGGCCCCGTACGGGATGGCCCTGGGCGCGGACGGCCGGGCATGGGTCGCCACCGCCGAGGGGGTGGCGGTCGTCGACACGCGCACCCGGGTACGGGTGGCCCTGATCCCGTACCGGACCGCCACCGGCCCCGTCACCGACGGCGAGTACCGGGGCGGCGGCATGGGCATCGCGCTGTCGCCCGACGGCGCGCACGCCTACGTCGGGGTCAACGTCCCCGGGACCACCGGGGTCCTGGAGGTCCTCGACACGGCGAGGAACGAGGTCACCGCCGTCGTGCCGGTCGGCCGGCGCCCCTTCGACGTGGACGTGTCGGCGGACGGCGCCGAGGTCTACGTCACCGGGCACGACTCCTTCGACGTCACGGTGGTCGCGGCCGACGCGCTGCGCCCCCGCCGCATCGAGGTGGCCCCCTACGGCACCGAGGGCGGGCTCGCCTCCTGGCTGAAGCCGCACTACGCCGTCGTACGCCCCACCGACGGGCACCTGCTGCTCCCCTTCGAGGGGGAGCGGCTGGCGGTGGTCGACCCGAGGACCGGGCGGACCCGGATCGAGCCGATGACCGCCGACACCCACCAGCACGGCGCCGCCCTCACGCCCGACGGCCGGCTCCTGGTGGTGGGCACGGGCGCCGTGCGGCCCGGCGACGGCAAGGGCCCCTCACTGACCGTCCGTGCCCCGGACGGCGCCGAGCGGGTGTACCCGCTCCAGGGCCCGCACGAGGACGTGGCCGTCTCCCGGGACGGCCGGACCGCCTACGTCACGGGCGGCTACACCCGCGACGGCTACTGGAACGGCATCACGGTCGTCGACCTCGACACCGGTGCCACCCGCCGACTCGCGGCGGGCGCCCGGCCCCTGGGCATCGCCGTCCTCTGA
- a CDS encoding ankyrin repeat domain-containing protein — protein MNAHDRLLLDGARRGDAAAVGAALAAGAAVEARDEELRTPLLLAALGDHVTVAELLVAAGADPNAPDSRQDSPWLVTGVTGSVRMMRLLLPAGPDLKQRNRFGGISLIPAAERGHIAYVRAVLETTDIDVDHINRLGWTALLEAVILGDGGPRHAEVVTVLLAAGADPLLPDHEGVTAYEHAARRGFDGMARTLKAAADAAEAGSGR, from the coding sequence ATGAACGCGCACGACCGACTCCTCCTCGACGGGGCCCGCCGCGGCGACGCGGCCGCGGTGGGCGCGGCGCTCGCCGCGGGGGCTGCCGTGGAGGCCCGCGACGAGGAACTGCGCACGCCGCTCCTGCTCGCCGCGCTCGGCGACCACGTGACCGTGGCCGAACTGCTGGTCGCCGCCGGAGCCGACCCGAACGCCCCCGACTCCCGGCAGGACAGCCCCTGGCTGGTGACCGGCGTCACCGGCAGCGTGCGGATGATGCGCCTGCTGCTGCCCGCCGGACCCGACCTGAAGCAGCGCAACCGCTTCGGCGGGATCTCCCTCATCCCGGCCGCCGAGCGCGGGCACATCGCCTACGTGCGCGCCGTGCTCGAGACGACGGACATCGACGTCGACCACATCAACCGGCTCGGCTGGACCGCCCTGCTGGAGGCGGTGATCCTCGGCGACGGCGGCCCGCGCCACGCCGAGGTCGTCACGGTCCTGCTCGCGGCCGGCGCCGATCCGCTGCTGCCCGACCACGAGGGCGTGACCGCCTACGAGCATGCCGCCCGCCGGGGCTTCGACGGCATGGCGCGGACCCTGAAGGCGGCGGCCGACGCCGCGGAAGCCGGGTCCGGCCGATGA
- a CDS encoding DUF4132 domain-containing protein: MAWLAAGEGYEIALVEGRVAARSATGRTAGRQLKTLPKALKDHPEVDRLRRLAAWLDRHEAACAAQVDSWMVSSLPVPTELLARVWPDEAWQNALRDVAVVGDDPDEVGFLRDATASGELKVVNLDGETVRLSPRTVTLPHPVLLPDLDDVRDFAAELGIVQRVEQIHRATWLKPTELAATATEVRDYAGGSFPTRFSLAARATSLGYRVSGGYATCKVRDSGTATEAAVWIGEPYYEDETTTGALSWHDEEGRGVRLTEVGPVAWSEGMRMAAALYAGRTIEEGTDA, encoded by the coding sequence ATGGCATGGCTGGCGGCGGGCGAGGGGTACGAGATCGCCCTGGTGGAGGGACGGGTGGCGGCGAGGTCCGCCACCGGGCGGACGGCGGGACGGCAGTTGAAGACACTGCCCAAGGCCCTGAAGGACCATCCCGAGGTGGACCGGCTGCGCAGGCTGGCCGCCTGGCTCGACCGGCACGAGGCGGCCTGCGCCGCACAGGTCGACAGCTGGATGGTCTCCTCGCTGCCCGTGCCGACCGAACTGCTCGCCCGGGTCTGGCCGGACGAGGCCTGGCAGAACGCCCTGCGCGACGTGGCCGTCGTCGGTGACGACCCGGACGAGGTGGGCTTCCTGCGGGACGCCACCGCCTCCGGTGAGCTGAAGGTGGTCAACCTCGACGGCGAGACCGTACGGCTCTCCCCGCGCACGGTGACCCTGCCGCACCCCGTGCTGCTGCCCGACCTGGACGACGTACGGGACTTCGCGGCCGAGCTGGGCATCGTCCAGCGGGTCGAGCAGATCCATCGGGCCACCTGGCTCAAGCCCACCGAGCTCGCCGCCACCGCCACCGAGGTCCGCGACTACGCGGGCGGGTCCTTCCCCACCCGCTTCAGTCTCGCCGCCCGGGCCACGAGCCTCGGCTACCGGGTCTCCGGCGGCTACGCCACCTGCAAGGTCCGGGACTCCGGGACCGCGACCGAGGCCGCCGTGTGGATCGGCGAACCCTATTACGAGGACGAGACCACCACCGGCGCGCTGAGCTGGCACGACGAGGAAGGCCGGGGCGTACGCCTCACCGAGGTCGGACCGGTGGCCTGGTCCGAAGGCATGCGGATGGCCGCGGCGCTGTACGCCGGGCGCACGATCGAGGAAGGCACGGACGCGTGA
- a CDS encoding alpha/beta hydrolase produces the protein MHLFKKPARWATAAACGLLAFAALPASPASAAGAKDGAPAVPARYAQQRLDWQPCESGALECASMTVPRDWYHPGTGADLTVAVSRHRATDPAARRGVLMMAAGGPGASGLGRPAGPAAYSPKVAAAYDIVGFDQRGVGASTQVVCSDQDAVDALFTSGDLRDRSRRAVDATVDRARNFVRDCERRSGDLLPYITTDQAVHDMDLFRALLGESKVSYYGPSYATFLGAYYATEFPRRVDRVVLDSNIGFTGSWQKFLTGQPMSFQRRFEQDFLPWLATNDATYHRGRTAEEAKASYERLRRALSEHPLDLEGTTITPNHLDAAATSLIYSGDRFPDLATLLGVLEHPEAAPQAARKALAEKLKHPLGAQFAADFFSVICQDTPWNHDSAFWVRRSAADSAAYPMAGARELTFASICAAWPRSRAPRVQVTGQGLPPIMMLNSLHDPATYYEGALQAHQGTAGSRLITVGGGDHGVYQSHNPCVDAYVEGFLVDGRMPTEDASCEGKPLPDPTTGR, from the coding sequence ATGCACCTCTTCAAGAAGCCCGCGCGGTGGGCCACGGCCGCCGCGTGCGGGCTGCTCGCTTTCGCCGCCCTGCCCGCGTCACCGGCGAGCGCCGCCGGGGCGAAGGACGGCGCGCCGGCCGTGCCCGCGCGGTACGCGCAGCAGCGCCTCGACTGGCAACCGTGCGAGTCCGGTGCACTGGAGTGCGCCTCCATGACGGTGCCGCGCGACTGGTACCACCCGGGCACGGGGGCGGATCTGACCGTCGCGGTGTCCCGGCACCGGGCCACGGACCCTGCCGCGCGGCGGGGCGTGCTGATGATGGCGGCCGGCGGGCCGGGTGCCTCGGGGTTGGGCCGGCCGGCGGGGCCGGCGGCGTACTCGCCCAAGGTGGCGGCCGCGTACGACATCGTCGGCTTCGACCAGCGCGGGGTCGGGGCGAGCACGCAGGTGGTCTGCTCCGACCAGGACGCGGTGGACGCCCTGTTCACCAGCGGCGACCTGCGCGACCGCTCTCGCCGGGCCGTGGACGCCACCGTGGACCGGGCGCGGAACTTCGTGCGGGACTGCGAGCGCAGGTCGGGCGATCTGCTCCCGTACATCACCACCGACCAGGCCGTGCACGACATGGACCTGTTCCGGGCGCTGCTCGGCGAGTCGAAGGTGTCCTACTACGGACCCTCGTACGCCACCTTTCTCGGCGCCTACTACGCAACCGAGTTCCCGCGCCGGGTCGACCGGGTGGTGCTCGACAGCAACATCGGCTTCACGGGCAGTTGGCAGAAGTTCCTGACGGGCCAGCCGATGAGCTTCCAGCGCCGGTTCGAGCAGGACTTCCTGCCCTGGCTCGCCACGAACGACGCGACGTACCACCGGGGCCGGACCGCCGAGGAGGCCAAGGCTTCGTACGAGCGGCTGCGGCGCGCGCTGAGCGAGCACCCCCTGGACCTGGAGGGGACGACGATCACCCCCAACCACCTCGACGCCGCCGCCACCTCCCTCATCTACAGCGGCGACCGCTTCCCCGATCTGGCGACGCTGCTCGGTGTCCTGGAGCACCCGGAGGCGGCACCGCAGGCCGCCCGCAAGGCCCTGGCCGAGAAGCTGAAGCACCCGCTGGGGGCGCAGTTCGCGGCGGACTTCTTCTCCGTCATCTGCCAGGACACCCCGTGGAACCACGACAGCGCCTTCTGGGTCCGCCGCAGCGCGGCCGACAGCGCCGCGTACCCGATGGCCGGGGCCCGTGAGCTGACCTTCGCCTCGATATGCGCCGCCTGGCCGCGCTCCCGGGCGCCCCGGGTGCAGGTCACCGGGCAGGGGCTGCCGCCGATCATGATGCTCAACTCGCTCCACGACCCGGCCACGTACTACGAGGGCGCGCTGCAGGCCCACCAGGGGACGGCCGGATCCCGGCTGATCACCGTCGGCGGCGGCGACCACGGCGTCTACCAGTCGCACAACCCCTGTGTCGACGCGTACGTCGAGGGCTTCCTCGTCGACGGCCGGATGCCCACCGAGGATGCCTCGTGCGAGGGCAAGCCGCTTCCCGACCCGACCACTGGCCGGTAG
- a CDS encoding HNH endonuclease family protein has translation MGRQIRVSGAVLVALLLATATGCSDPVAAGGGDPKASAPAGSPAGEAPNSPGGDAKPAGGDVLPGMVSTAVARTQLAALRVAPVGTMAGYSRDKFTHWAQQGNKCDTREVVLERDGTDVTRDAECKAVSGTWKSLYDGVVVTEAGRMDIDHMVPLAEGWRSGAAGWDSARRKAFANDLTHPQLLAVTAASNRSKGDQSPDLWQPPDKASWCQYGRAWTTVKSTYGLTVTEPEKKMLTTMLDTCAS, from the coding sequence ATGGGACGTCAGATACGTGTGTCGGGTGCGGTGCTGGTGGCGCTGCTGTTGGCCACCGCCACCGGGTGCTCCGATCCGGTGGCGGCGGGCGGCGGGGACCCGAAGGCGTCCGCGCCCGCGGGCTCGCCGGCCGGCGAGGCGCCGAACTCACCCGGCGGCGACGCCAAACCGGCCGGCGGGGACGTACTGCCCGGTATGGTCAGCACCGCCGTGGCACGCACCCAGTTGGCGGCGCTCCGGGTGGCGCCGGTGGGCACCATGGCGGGCTACAGCCGGGACAAGTTCACGCACTGGGCGCAGCAGGGCAACAAGTGCGACACCCGTGAGGTGGTCCTGGAGCGCGACGGGACCGATGTCACCCGGGACGCCGAGTGCAAGGCCGTCTCGGGCACCTGGAAGAGCCTCTACGACGGGGTGGTCGTGACCGAGGCCGGGAGGATGGACATCGACCACATGGTGCCGCTCGCCGAGGGCTGGCGCTCGGGCGCGGCCGGCTGGGACTCGGCGCGACGCAAGGCCTTCGCCAACGATCTGACCCATCCCCAGCTGCTGGCCGTGACCGCGGCCTCGAACCGTTCCAAGGGTGATCAGAGCCCCGACCTGTGGCAGCCGCCGGACAAGGCGAGCTGGTGCCAGTACGGGCGGGCCTGGACCACCGTGAAATCCACGTACGGACTGACCGTCACCGAACCGGAGAAGAAGATGCTCACCACGATGCTGGACACCTGCGCCTCATGA
- a CDS encoding ADP-ribosyltransferase domain-containing protein, which yields MSESSVQPTLRVVLADVNEHVVEAWRAAFADTPGIEIRCGSILDEDVDAWVTPTNSRGRMDGGVDAAIKRHLGSGIQVRVQRAIRDRFAGVLPVGSAVCVPSGTAVPRYLISTPTMVQSSQNVSATLNVALACAAAFQAVHRQNRRTPGSIRSVALVGMGAQTGRVPARLCANLMWTGYTLFHDHWFQDDDELRATIITQLNGIEKAPVEERRRIVPPKPDGPVPAGHPVGHLPSSTDTNESSSPMTDANDPLALTELFDGGGEPWLPLLRPVIEALPDAPRFIGKGRSPEVVPVRELTFQALKPNPPHKWKVVAFGQNPYPRPESATGIAMFDNTFSDWKDSQFGRVVSIRCLIKAAAMWKYGIAKKTPIAEVRALLKERDTVQPPEWFQAMLTQGVLLLNASLTASGDGAMGADQHTAFWRPVAERIVEEILKAKQDADEEDRGIVFAWWGAHARNLKRVVLRLQEKYPDVEVRHIDHANPAAQGDIFCEGDHFALVNEALASLGADPVDWLPSKGWDQGTAGADAGVAARMGAFIESTMNLHQLYLERLTSVKDEGLVLPAITGVFDTPLMDFQEAVAPVARTLAGLAGHIDRSHDFGKRRADETSAGLSADAIAALHLYTCESAFYREINAVLRSPDRTAVTPYLPYLRLLFSAVSGLPAHTQPLWRGVSLDLRAQYPVGRTVTWWGVSSCTSQLHVARSFLGSRGKRTLFEVTPAKAVGIKRFSAFTGEEEYILAPGTQLKVTDIKSERSGLHTVRLTEVDDALMVS from the coding sequence ATGTCCGAGAGCAGTGTTCAGCCCACGCTGAGGGTGGTGCTGGCCGACGTGAACGAGCACGTGGTGGAGGCGTGGCGGGCGGCGTTCGCGGACACCCCCGGCATCGAGATCCGCTGCGGCTCGATCCTCGACGAGGACGTCGACGCCTGGGTCACCCCCACGAACTCCCGGGGCCGGATGGACGGCGGCGTCGACGCCGCCATCAAGCGCCACCTCGGATCGGGCATCCAAGTACGGGTACAGCGCGCGATCCGAGACCGGTTCGCCGGAGTCCTCCCGGTGGGCAGCGCGGTCTGCGTCCCGTCGGGCACGGCCGTCCCCCGGTACCTGATATCGACCCCGACCATGGTGCAGTCCTCGCAGAACGTGAGCGCCACCCTGAACGTGGCACTGGCCTGCGCCGCCGCGTTCCAGGCCGTTCACCGGCAGAACCGGCGGACGCCGGGCAGCATCCGCTCCGTGGCCCTGGTCGGGATGGGCGCGCAGACCGGCCGAGTCCCGGCCCGGCTGTGCGCCAACCTCATGTGGACCGGCTACACCCTCTTCCACGACCACTGGTTCCAGGACGACGACGAGTTGCGCGCCACGATCATCACGCAGCTGAACGGCATCGAGAAGGCCCCCGTCGAGGAGCGGAGACGCATCGTGCCGCCGAAGCCCGACGGGCCCGTCCCCGCAGGCCACCCGGTCGGCCACCTCCCTTCCTCCACCGACACGAACGAGAGCTCCTCTCCCATGACCGACGCGAACGACCCCCTGGCTCTCACCGAACTCTTCGACGGCGGCGGCGAACCCTGGCTTCCGCTCCTGAGGCCGGTCATCGAGGCGCTGCCGGACGCCCCCCGGTTCATCGGGAAGGGCCGCAGCCCCGAGGTCGTCCCGGTGCGCGAGCTGACCTTCCAAGCGCTCAAGCCCAACCCGCCGCACAAGTGGAAGGTCGTCGCCTTCGGCCAGAATCCCTACCCACGGCCGGAGAGCGCGACCGGCATAGCCATGTTCGACAACACCTTCAGCGACTGGAAGGACAGCCAGTTCGGCCGGGTCGTCAGCATCCGCTGCCTCATCAAGGCGGCGGCGATGTGGAAGTACGGCATAGCCAAGAAGACGCCCATCGCCGAGGTGCGCGCGTTGTTGAAGGAGCGGGACACCGTCCAGCCGCCGGAGTGGTTCCAGGCGATGCTCACGCAGGGCGTGCTGCTGCTGAACGCCTCCCTCACCGCCAGCGGCGACGGAGCGATGGGCGCCGACCAGCACACGGCGTTCTGGCGGCCCGTCGCCGAACGCATCGTCGAGGAGATCCTCAAGGCCAAGCAGGACGCCGACGAGGAGGACCGCGGGATCGTCTTCGCCTGGTGGGGGGCGCACGCCCGTAACCTCAAGCGGGTCGTCCTGCGACTGCAGGAGAAGTACCCGGACGTCGAGGTCCGGCACATCGACCACGCGAACCCGGCGGCGCAGGGCGACATCTTCTGCGAGGGCGACCACTTCGCCCTGGTGAACGAGGCCCTCGCCTCGCTGGGCGCCGACCCGGTCGACTGGCTGCCGAGCAAGGGGTGGGATCAGGGAACGGCCGGCGCGGACGCGGGGGTCGCGGCACGTATGGGCGCCTTCATCGAGTCGACGATGAACCTGCACCAGCTGTACCTGGAGCGGCTCACCAGCGTCAAGGACGAGGGCCTGGTCCTCCCCGCGATCACCGGCGTGTTCGACACGCCGCTGATGGATTTCCAGGAAGCCGTCGCACCCGTCGCCCGGACGCTGGCCGGGCTCGCCGGACACATCGACCGCTCACACGACTTCGGCAAGCGGCGGGCGGACGAGACGTCCGCCGGCCTGTCCGCCGACGCGATCGCCGCGCTCCACCTCTACACCTGCGAGTCCGCCTTCTACCGCGAGATCAACGCCGTCCTGCGCTCCCCGGACCGCACCGCGGTCACGCCCTACCTCCCGTACCTGCGGCTGCTGTTCTCGGCGGTGTCCGGGCTGCCCGCGCACACGCAGCCGTTGTGGCGCGGCGTGTCGCTGGACCTGCGGGCGCAGTACCCGGTGGGCCGGACGGTCACCTGGTGGGGCGTCTCCTCGTGCACCTCCCAGCTGCACGTGGCCCGGTCCTTCCTGGGCAGCCGTGGCAAGCGCACGCTCTTCGAGGTGACCCCCGCCAAGGCGGTCGGGATCAAGAGGTTCTCCGCGTTCACGGGAGAGGAGGAGTACATCCTCGCCCCGGGCACGCAGCTCAAGGTGACGGACATCAAGAGCGAGCGCAGCGGTCTCCACACGGTCAGGCTGACCGAGGTCGACGACGCCCTCATGGTGTCCTGA